The proteins below come from a single Bacteroidia bacterium genomic window:
- the crcB gene encoding fluoride efflux transporter CrcB, which translates to MKDFMMVLFGGAVGSGLRWWIGTRAWFEGSFPVKTLLVNLVATGILGFLLVYLNRYQTIGKELRLLIGVGFCGGLSTFSTFSLESFELMRSGNWGEAIWYPTLSFGLCLGILALLSRL; encoded by the coding sequence ATGAAGGACTTTATGATGGTTTTATTTGGAGGTGCAGTTGGAAGCGGTTTACGCTGGTGGATCGGTACCCGAGCTTGGTTTGAAGGGAGTTTCCCGGTAAAGACTTTGTTAGTTAACCTGGTGGCAACCGGTATTTTGGGTTTTTTGCTGGTATATTTGAATCGGTATCAAACCATTGGAAAAGAACTTAGGTTGCTAATAGGGGTGGGTTTTTGCGGGGGATTAAGCACCTTTTCCACGTTTAGTTTAGAAAGTTTTGAGTTGATGCGATCGGGGAATTGGGGTGAGGCTATATGGTATCCCACCCTTAGCTTTGGATTATGTTTAGGCATCCTGGCCTTACTTTCCCGTTTGTAA
- a CDS encoding SDR family oxidoreductase, whose translation MNITLFGKNALVGGSTRGIGKAIAIELAALGANVTLIARNENKLVETLSQLRSTPTQFHDYLVADFSNCESLKAALSESTKKYHILVNNTGGPPGGPIVQAQETDFKSAFESHLLCNHLLVQHVIAGMKADNYGRIINIISTSVKQPIPGLGVSNTIRAAVANWSKTLSLELAPFGITVNNVLPGATDTDRIAEILENRSSKTGKSIDELREEMLHEVPMKRFASPSETAAAVAFLASPSAAYITGINLPVDGGRTACL comes from the coding sequence ATGAATATAACCCTTTTTGGTAAAAATGCCTTAGTTGGAGGAAGCACACGTGGAATAGGAAAAGCCATAGCCATTGAATTGGCAGCCTTGGGTGCTAATGTTACCCTGATAGCCCGAAACGAGAACAAATTAGTAGAAACACTTTCCCAGCTCCGCAGCACACCAACCCAATTTCACGATTACCTTGTTGCAGATTTTTCCAATTGTGAGTCCTTAAAGGCAGCCCTATCTGAAAGCACAAAAAAATACCACATTTTAGTGAATAACACAGGAGGTCCTCCGGGAGGACCGATTGTTCAGGCACAAGAAACTGATTTTAAATCGGCCTTTGAAAGTCACTTACTCTGCAATCACCTCCTGGTTCAACATGTGATTGCGGGAATGAAAGCGGATAATTATGGTCGCATCATCAATATCATTAGTACTTCTGTTAAACAACCTATTCCAGGATTAGGGGTTTCCAATACTATCCGCGCAGCAGTTGCCAATTGGTCCAAAACCCTCAGTCTCGAATTGGCACCCTTTGGAATTACTGTAAACAATGTTCTACCCGGCGCCACCGATACCGACCGAATTGCTGAAATTTTGGAAAATCGTTCATCCAAAACCGGTAAATCCATTGATGAACTGAGGGAAGAAATGCTTCACGAAGTGCCGATGAAACGATTTGCAAGCCCTTCAGAAACCGCTGCAGCAGTCGCATTCCTTGCGTCGCCTTCTGCTGCCTATATTACAGGAATTAACCTCCCTGTTGACGGTGGACGAACAGCCTGCCTCTAA